The following coding sequences lie in one Flexivirga oryzae genomic window:
- a CDS encoding inorganic diphosphatase: protein MEFDVTIEVPQGSRNKYEIDHASGRLRLDRRLFTSMQYPTDYGYIEHTLGEDGDPLDAMLLLTESVVPGAIVEARPVGVFKMVDEAGGDDKILSVIAGDPRWDHIQDVSDVNSFLLDEIKHFFETYKVLEPGKSVEEGSHWAGREDAEKIVADALQRAKDQNVDTARWVSPNQH, encoded by the coding sequence ATGGAGTTCGACGTCACCATCGAGGTGCCGCAGGGCAGCCGCAACAAGTACGAGATCGACCACGCGAGCGGGCGGCTGCGGCTGGACCGGCGGTTGTTCACGTCGATGCAGTACCCCACCGACTACGGCTACATCGAGCACACCCTCGGTGAGGACGGCGACCCGCTGGACGCGATGCTCCTGCTGACCGAGTCGGTCGTCCCGGGTGCGATCGTCGAGGCACGCCCGGTCGGTGTGTTCAAGATGGTCGACGAGGCCGGTGGCGACGACAAGATCCTGTCGGTGATCGCGGGCGACCCGCGCTGGGACCACATCCAGGACGTGAGCGACGTCAATTCGTTCCTGCTCGACGAGATCAAGCACTTCTTCGAGACCTACAAGGTGCTCGAGCCGGGCAAGAGTGTCGAGGAGGGTTCGCACTGGGCGGGCCGCGAGGACGCCGAGAAGATCGTCGCCGACGCGCTGCAGCGCGCCAAGGACCAGAACGTCGACACGGCGCGCTGGGTCTCCCCGAACCAGCACTGA
- a CDS encoding MFS transporter, with product MNAPAADTGHLPSVVESSSAAWPLGGRRAWAVFTSALLVYILAIFHRTSLGVAGVMAAERFHISSAELATFVMVQLVVYAAMQVPVGALLDRYGSKVLLICGVTTMTIAQFGFAFANTFALGVLARVFVGMGDAMCFVSLLRIVALWFPPARAPMMSQLCGVFGQFGAIAAAGPLSAALHGLGWTKSYLLASSVGVVLGAILIVVVRDSPYLTKERTEIKLRAVARAVSSAWHEPGTRLGLWCHFTSQFSATVFSLMWGFPFLTKGEGLSAGTASLLLEIMVVATVTASPFFGAFTARYPYNRSTLVLGSVFAIMAMWTVVLLWPGRAPLPVLILLVVITAIGGPGSMIGFDLARTFNPTHRIGSASGIVNVGGFTATLLSVFVIGLVLDHMSPGGAEHYDLHAFRVALTVQYVVWAFGIVQILRYRRHTRRLVHTSDGYEHLLVGVGGMRR from the coding sequence GTGAACGCACCCGCAGCCGACACCGGACACCTGCCCAGCGTCGTCGAATCGTCCTCTGCCGCATGGCCGCTCGGCGGCCGCCGGGCCTGGGCGGTATTCACCTCGGCACTGCTCGTCTACATCCTGGCGATCTTCCACCGCACCTCGCTGGGCGTTGCCGGGGTGATGGCCGCCGAGCGCTTCCACATCAGCTCGGCAGAGCTCGCGACCTTCGTGATGGTCCAGCTCGTCGTGTACGCCGCGATGCAGGTCCCCGTCGGAGCGCTCCTCGACCGCTACGGCTCCAAGGTGTTGTTGATCTGCGGCGTGACGACGATGACGATCGCCCAGTTCGGGTTCGCCTTCGCAAACACCTTCGCATTGGGCGTGCTGGCAAGGGTTTTCGTGGGTATGGGCGATGCGATGTGCTTCGTCTCGCTGCTGCGCATCGTCGCGCTGTGGTTCCCGCCGGCGCGTGCGCCGATGATGAGTCAGCTGTGCGGCGTCTTCGGCCAGTTCGGCGCGATCGCCGCGGCGGGTCCGCTGTCCGCCGCGCTGCACGGCTTGGGCTGGACGAAGTCCTACCTGCTCGCGTCGTCGGTGGGCGTCGTGCTCGGCGCGATCCTGATCGTGGTCGTGCGCGACTCGCCATACCTCACCAAGGAGCGCACCGAGATCAAGTTGCGCGCCGTGGCCCGCGCGGTCTCCAGTGCATGGCACGAGCCGGGCACGCGACTCGGCCTGTGGTGCCACTTCACCTCGCAGTTCAGCGCGACGGTCTTCAGCCTGATGTGGGGATTCCCGTTCCTCACCAAGGGTGAGGGCCTCTCCGCAGGTACGGCGAGTCTGTTGCTGGAGATCATGGTGGTGGCGACCGTCACCGCGAGCCCGTTCTTCGGCGCCTTCACCGCGCGCTACCCCTACAACCGGTCGACCCTGGTGCTGGGCAGCGTCTTCGCGATCATGGCGATGTGGACGGTCGTGCTGCTCTGGCCGGGCCGCGCCCCGCTGCCCGTCCTGATCCTGTTGGTGGTCATCACCGCGATCGGCGGCCCGGGCTCGATGATCGGCTTCGACCTGGCGCGAACGTTCAACCCCACGCACCGGATCGGTTCCGCATCGGGCATCGTCAACGTCGGCGGTTTCACCGCGACCCTGCTGTCGGTCTTCGTCATCGGCCTCGTGCTCGACCACATGTCGCCCGGCGGCGCAGAACACTACGACCTGCACGCGTTCCGGGTCGCGCTGACCGTGCAATACGTGGTGTGGGCGTTCGGCATCGTGCAGATCCTGCGCTACCGCCGCCACACGCGGCGACTGGTGCACACCTCGGACGGATACGAACACCTGCTCGTCGGCGTCGGCGGTATGCGCCGCTGA
- a CDS encoding GntR family transcriptional regulator, protein MSASDKAYEHVKGGILAGDVLPNTFLTEGQLAEQIGISRTPVREALLRLQAEGMVELFPKKGALVSAPTPRETREVFEARALIEEWAASQMWARRAEAAPALHAKLDQMSAALKDDDVSTFSAADRAFHEVIVEAAGNSVITRQYRHLRDRQIVIVAGNLRGDKPRMTLSLRQHRELLRLLESGTKAQFVHACREHVNYATSLAVTR, encoded by the coding sequence ATGAGTGCAAGCGACAAGGCATACGAACACGTCAAGGGTGGGATCCTCGCCGGCGACGTACTCCCCAATACTTTCCTGACCGAGGGGCAGCTCGCCGAGCAGATCGGTATCTCCCGCACGCCTGTCCGCGAAGCCTTGCTGCGATTGCAGGCCGAGGGCATGGTCGAGCTCTTCCCGAAGAAGGGGGCACTGGTCTCCGCGCCGACACCGCGCGAGACCCGCGAGGTCTTCGAGGCCCGAGCCCTCATCGAGGAGTGGGCGGCCAGTCAGATGTGGGCGCGTCGCGCGGAGGCCGCGCCCGCGCTCCACGCGAAGCTCGACCAGATGTCCGCTGCCCTCAAGGACGACGACGTGAGCACCTTCAGTGCCGCGGACCGCGCGTTCCACGAGGTCATCGTCGAGGCGGCCGGCAACTCGGTGATTACGCGCCAGTACCGCCACCTGCGGGACCGCCAGATCGTCATCGTCGCCGGCAACCTACGCGGGGACAAGCCACGCATGACACTGTCGCTGCGGCAGCACCGGGAGCTGCTGCGTCTGCTGGAGTCGGGCACGAAAGCCCAGTTCGTGCACGCCTGCCGCGAGCACGTGAACTACGCGACCAGCCTGGCGGTGACCCGGTGA
- a CDS encoding alpha/beta fold hydrolase: MQTYTRGELTFDVTDSGPEDGPVVVLLHGFPQDRHAWDKVAPQLVEAGFRVLAPDQRGYSPGATPRGRTSYGLRELADDVVALLDAAGAAKAHVVGHDWGGAVAWQLASTHAERVASCTVLSTPHPAALLWAMRHSDQWRKSSYMALFQLPWVAERSVLRNLPGMYLKTGMSATDAQKYADRFDTPESLTGPLNWYRSMLADQARSALKRRGSKGGSPHRVAVPTTFVWGSRDFALGRAAAQKTAEFISGDYEFVELTGAGHWLPEVHPDEVATAITEQVRSAE, from the coding sequence ATGCAGACGTACACGCGTGGCGAGCTGACCTTCGACGTCACCGACAGCGGGCCGGAGGACGGACCGGTCGTCGTGCTGCTGCACGGCTTCCCGCAGGACCGACACGCGTGGGACAAGGTCGCCCCGCAACTGGTGGAGGCCGGATTTCGCGTGCTCGCGCCGGATCAGCGCGGCTACTCCCCCGGCGCGACGCCGCGCGGCCGGACGTCATACGGCTTGCGGGAGTTGGCCGACGACGTCGTCGCGCTGCTCGACGCGGCCGGCGCGGCCAAGGCGCACGTGGTCGGGCACGACTGGGGCGGCGCGGTCGCGTGGCAGCTTGCGTCGACGCACGCCGAGCGGGTCGCGTCCTGCACCGTGCTGTCCACGCCGCACCCAGCGGCGCTCCTGTGGGCGATGCGCCACAGCGACCAGTGGCGCAAGAGCAGCTACATGGCGTTGTTCCAGCTTCCCTGGGTCGCCGAACGCAGCGTTCTGCGGAACCTGCCGGGGATGTACCTCAAGACCGGCATGTCGGCGACGGACGCCCAGAAGTATGCCGACCGTTTCGACACGCCGGAGTCGTTGACCGGTCCGCTGAACTGGTACCGCTCGATGCTTGCCGATCAGGCGCGCAGCGCGCTCAAACGCCGTGGATCCAAGGGCGGTTCGCCGCACCGCGTCGCCGTGCCGACCACCTTCGTCTGGGGATCGCGTGACTTCGCGCTCGGTCGCGCTGCGGCCCAGAAGACCGCCGAGTTCATCTCTGGCGATTACGAATTCGTCGAGCTGACCGGGGCCGGGCACTGGTTGCCGGAGGTGCACCCCGACGAGGTGGCGACGGCGATCACCGAACAAGTGCGATCAGCCGAGTGA
- a CDS encoding serine hydrolase encodes MSGVAKPVTDAIAALDAAAVPGAVGLFAVRGDVVAIHVTGYAVLYDARGALLPSDARVPMRSDTVFDLASLTKLFTATIAMQQVQAGLLDLDAPVASYLPDFVAGGKAAITVRQLLTHTSGLERWLPLWRDWRDPGSRIRAALTNPPATPAGEFVYSDLNLITLGVLLEQLGGAPLDVLVRDGITGPLGMSDTGFATQLSHVGIERFAATEIEDDTGRGLVRGQVHDENAWSLGGVAGHAGVFSTAADLLRFAGEFTSGDPRILSDTSVIEITNNLNPGLPDDAHGLGFEIDQPRYMGELSGPRTIGHTGFTGTSLVADVERDAVAILLTNAVHPHRPDQSINTLRAQWATGLARSLG; translated from the coding sequence GTGAGCGGCGTCGCCAAGCCGGTCACTGACGCGATCGCGGCACTCGACGCCGCGGCCGTCCCGGGAGCGGTGGGACTGTTCGCCGTCCGCGGCGACGTCGTCGCCATACACGTGACCGGCTACGCCGTGTTGTATGACGCGCGCGGCGCTCTCCTTCCATCGGATGCCCGCGTGCCGATGCGCTCCGACACGGTCTTCGATCTCGCATCGCTGACCAAGCTCTTCACCGCAACGATCGCGATGCAGCAGGTGCAGGCCGGACTGCTCGACCTGGACGCACCGGTCGCGAGCTATCTGCCGGACTTCGTCGCCGGCGGGAAGGCCGCGATCACGGTCCGGCAACTGCTCACGCACACCAGCGGGCTGGAGCGGTGGTTGCCGCTGTGGCGGGACTGGCGCGACCCCGGGAGCCGGATCCGTGCGGCGCTGACCAATCCGCCGGCCACGCCCGCCGGGGAGTTCGTCTACAGCGACCTCAACCTGATCACGCTGGGTGTGCTGCTCGAGCAGCTCGGCGGTGCACCGCTGGACGTCCTGGTCCGCGACGGGATCACCGGGCCGCTCGGCATGTCGGACACCGGGTTCGCGACCCAACTCAGTCACGTCGGCATCGAGCGTTTCGCGGCCACCGAGATCGAGGACGACACCGGCCGCGGCCTGGTGCGCGGGCAGGTGCACGACGAGAACGCTTGGTCGCTCGGCGGTGTCGCGGGGCATGCAGGGGTCTTCTCGACGGCGGCCGACCTGCTGCGCTTCGCGGGGGAATTCACTTCGGGTGACCCGCGGATCCTGAGTGACACCAGTGTGATTGAGATAACGAACAACCTGAATCCGGGGCTTCCGGACGACGCCCATGGCCTCGGCTTCGAGATCGACCAGCCCCGGTACATGGGCGAGCTCAGCGGGCCGCGCACCATCGGGCACACCGGTTTCACCGGTACATCGCTGGTCGCCGACGTCGAGCGCGACGCTGTCGCCATCCTCCTGACGAATGCGGTGCATCCGCACCGCCCCGATCAGTCGATCAACACCCTCCGGGCACAGTGGGCGACGGGGTTGGCGCGCTCACTCGGCTGA